From Roseibium alexandrii DFL-11, the proteins below share one genomic window:
- the fliR gene encoding flagellar biosynthesis protein FliR, whose amino-acid sequence MIAGGLLFSTYGSSLVLATFLLFCRIGACLMVIPGFGSNRIPMRVRLFVAFGISLALSPLLVPDIQQALPDEALGTVSFFIGAELLTGLFIGFLGRIFIAALETLTTLVSMAIGLSNMPGMPIDGVDALPPVANLFTLTATAMIFIADQHWEILRGLVQSYEVIPPGRPLAAMASLEQFAEQLARTFVLALRVVSPFIVYTIVVNLAVGLINKLTPQIPVYFISLPFVIAGGLYFLYLVAAEAIMIFLDGYFTWLQLG is encoded by the coding sequence GTGATCGCCGGAGGTCTGCTGTTCAGCACTTACGGTTCATCGCTGGTCCTGGCAACTTTCCTCCTGTTTTGCCGGATCGGGGCCTGTCTGATGGTTATTCCCGGTTTCGGCAGCAACCGGATCCCGATGCGGGTTCGGCTCTTCGTTGCGTTTGGTATCTCGCTGGCTCTGTCGCCGCTGCTGGTGCCGGACATTCAGCAGGCGTTACCGGATGAAGCGCTTGGCACTGTCTCCTTCTTCATCGGGGCGGAGCTTCTGACCGGCTTGTTTATCGGTTTTCTAGGGCGGATCTTCATAGCAGCCCTTGAAACACTGACAACGTTGGTTTCCATGGCGATCGGCCTGTCTAACATGCCTGGCATGCCGATCGATGGTGTCGATGCACTTCCGCCGGTCGCAAACCTCTTCACGCTGACCGCAACAGCCATGATTTTCATTGCCGATCAGCATTGGGAAATCTTGCGCGGTCTGGTGCAGTCTTACGAAGTCATTCCGCCAGGGCGTCCCTTGGCGGCGATGGCGAGCCTGGAACAGTTTGCCGAGCAGTTGGCACGGACCTTTGTGCTGGCGCTCCGGGTGGTCAGCCCGTTTATCGTCTACACGATCGTCGTGAACCTCGCCGTCGGGCTGATCAACAAACTGACACCCCAGATCCCGGTCTACTTCATCTCACTGCCGTTCGTCATCGCGGGCGGCCTCTACTTCCTTTACCTCGTCGCAGCCGAAGCAATCATGATCTTCCTCGACGGGTATTTCACCTGGCTTCAATTGGGTTAG
- a CDS encoding rod-binding protein: MAISPPSDLILDVAKAADPTEIREASNRLRSIAASGDGSGFSLAFDSARSGAPSGTSFDMFRSGSADAGASQKSPAEKFEAMILTQFVETMLPKDAEMVFGKGTTGEIWKSMLAEQVAGQLAASGGIGVADLISDTLKQGAKV; the protein is encoded by the coding sequence ATGGCCATTTCGCCTCCTTCAGATCTGATCCTAGACGTCGCCAAGGCGGCAGACCCGACGGAAATTCGAGAGGCGTCGAACCGTTTGAGGTCCATCGCGGCTTCCGGCGACGGCTCCGGCTTCAGTCTCGCCTTTGATAGCGCACGCTCTGGAGCCCCATCGGGGACAAGCTTCGACATGTTCCGCTCCGGCAGTGCCGACGCCGGTGCGTCGCAAAAATCACCGGCGGAAAAATTCGAGGCGATGATCCTCACCCAATTCGTCGAAACCATGTTGCCGAAGGATGCGGAGATGGTTTTCGGCAAAGGAACAACCGGCGAGATCTGGAAGTCGATGCTGGCTGAGCAGGTCGCCGGGCAGCTGGCGGCAAGCGGTGGCATTGGTGTCGCCGATCTGATCTCAGATACATTGAAACAAGGAGCTAAAGTCTGA
- the secF gene encoding protein translocase subunit SecF yields the protein MLLRLVPDNTHFKFMWLRKISFPLSIVLVVASLAGFFTVGMNYGIDFKGGTIIEIKTDGPADIGFIRSELSSLQLGDIQVQEFGAPDDILIRIEEQPGGELAQQAVVAKVRTIFADDNVDFRRVEVVGPRVSSELARAGAIAVAASLLAIMFYIWFRFEWHFAVGAILTTANDVVVTIGLFVLLQLDFSLSSIAAVLTIIGYSLNDTVVVYDRIRENLRKYKKRPLTEILDQSINETLSRTTMTSVTTLLALLALYIFGGEVIQSFTLAMIFGIVIGTYSSIFLAAPFLILLNLRPDALSSKDDDGGKDEGTEATA from the coding sequence ATGTTGCTGAGACTCGTTCCGGACAACACGCATTTTAAATTCATGTGGCTGCGGAAGATCAGTTTTCCGCTGTCCATCGTCCTTGTCGTGGCATCGCTCGCCGGTTTCTTCACCGTCGGCATGAACTACGGCATCGACTTCAAGGGCGGCACGATCATCGAGATCAAAACCGATGGTCCTGCCGACATCGGCTTTATCCGGTCCGAATTGTCGAGCCTGCAGCTCGGCGATATTCAGGTCCAGGAGTTCGGCGCGCCGGATGACATCCTGATCCGGATCGAAGAACAACCGGGCGGAGAATTGGCGCAGCAGGCTGTAGTCGCTAAGGTGCGCACGATCTTTGCGGATGACAATGTCGACTTCCGCCGGGTGGAAGTGGTTGGACCAAGGGTCTCCAGTGAACTGGCGCGGGCAGGGGCGATTGCGGTGGCGGCGTCCCTTCTGGCCATCATGTTCTACATCTGGTTCCGCTTTGAGTGGCACTTTGCCGTCGGCGCGATCCTGACGACTGCCAATGACGTTGTCGTTACCATCGGCTTGTTTGTGCTGTTGCAGCTCGACTTCTCGCTATCCAGTATAGCGGCGGTCCTCACGATCATCGGCTATTCGCTGAACGACACCGTGGTGGTCTATGACCGGATCCGGGAGAACTTGCGCAAATACAAGAAACGGCCGCTCACCGAGATCCTCGACCAGTCGATCAACGAAACCTTGTCGCGGACAACCATGACCTCTGTCACGACGTTGTTGGCGCTCCTGGCGCTCTACATCTTCGGTGGGGAAGTGATCCAGTCGTTCACGCTCGCGATGATCTTCGGCATTGTGATCGGTACCTATTCGTCGATCTTCCTGGCCGCGCCGTTCCTGATCCTGCTGAACCTGCGTCCGGACGCCCTGTCGTCCAAGGATGACGATGGCGGGAAAGATGAGGGCACGGAGGCAACAGCCTGA
- a CDS encoding phytoene/squalene synthase family protein, which translates to MAEDFEHAADVVRQYDKDRYLSALLAPEDHRPGLMALYGFNAEISRIREIVSEPLPGEVRLQWWRDFLEGTSHGAVDGNPVASALAQTIDRYKLPKNGLIAMTEARIFDLYNDPMPNLNDLEGYTGETVSGLIQLACWVLNNGEDTGTATAAGHAGVAYGMTGLMRALPWHASRHQMFLPKDVLDRHGVDLRTVFKGEATPELAAALSEMRAHVRHHMSRVKQAASDVPDTCRAAFLPLSLVEPFLKKMEAADFNPLKDVAELSQLRRQWILWRASGKSVASL; encoded by the coding sequence ATGGCCGAGGACTTTGAACACGCTGCGGATGTCGTGCGCCAATACGACAAGGATCGCTATCTGAGCGCATTGCTTGCACCGGAAGACCATCGCCCGGGGCTGATGGCGCTTTATGGCTTCAATGCAGAAATTTCCCGGATCCGGGAAATCGTCTCGGAGCCCTTGCCGGGGGAAGTCCGGCTGCAATGGTGGCGGGATTTTTTGGAGGGAACATCCCATGGCGCAGTTGACGGCAATCCGGTTGCCTCCGCGCTCGCTCAGACCATTGATCGCTACAAACTTCCAAAAAACGGCCTGATCGCCATGACGGAAGCGCGGATCTTCGATCTCTACAATGATCCGATGCCGAACCTCAACGATCTGGAGGGGTATACCGGTGAGACGGTGTCCGGGTTGATCCAGCTTGCCTGCTGGGTGCTCAACAACGGTGAAGATACTGGTACTGCAACAGCGGCGGGTCACGCGGGGGTGGCGTACGGCATGACCGGCCTCATGCGTGCGCTGCCCTGGCATGCCTCCCGCCACCAAATGTTCCTGCCGAAAGACGTTTTGGATCGCCACGGCGTTGACCTGCGGACCGTATTCAAAGGCGAGGCAACCCCGGAGCTTGCCGCTGCGCTTTCAGAGATGCGGGCGCATGTGCGCCATCACATGTCCCGGGTCAAACAAGCTGCGAGCGATGTTCCCGATACCTGTCGGGCGGCGTTCCTCCCGCTGTCGTTGGTTGAACCTTTCTTGAAAAAGATGGAAGCTGCCGACTTCAATCCATTGAAGGACGTTGCGGAACTCTCGCAACTGCGCCGTCAGTGGATCTTGTGGCGCGCAAGCGGCAAATCGGTCGCCAGCCTTTAG
- a CDS encoding GrpB family protein, with protein sequence MVELTEHAPEWADQFEDEALRISRVLGDNLTSIHHIGSTAVPGLVAKPIIDLMAEVASLEACDQAQPAMQLLGYEAMGAYGIPGRRYFRKFNADRRRTHHLHVFLNGSDHAIRHLAFRDYLIAHPETAGEYGNLKRKLSKIDGGDWDSYVSGKEKFINSTERLALTWVAGRGE encoded by the coding sequence ATGGTCGAGCTGACGGAGCATGCGCCGGAATGGGCGGATCAGTTTGAGGACGAGGCGCTTCGGATCTCGCGTGTGCTGGGAGACAATCTCACCAGCATCCATCATATCGGCAGCACGGCTGTACCGGGATTGGTCGCAAAACCCATCATTGATCTGATGGCAGAAGTGGCAAGCCTTGAGGCCTGCGATCAGGCGCAGCCGGCCATGCAGTTGCTCGGCTATGAGGCGATGGGCGCTTACGGTATTCCGGGACGGCGCTATTTCCGCAAATTCAACGCGGACAGGCGCCGGACCCATCACCTTCATGTGTTTTTGAATGGGTCGGATCACGCGATCCGGCACCTGGCTTTCCGGGATTATCTGATCGCGCATCCCGAAACAGCTGGTGAATACGGCAATTTGAAGCGCAAACTTTCCAAAATCGACGGCGGAGACTGGGACAGCTACGTCTCCGGGAAAGAAAAGTTCATTAATAGCACAGAACGGCTGGCCCTAACGTGGGTTGCAGGTAGGGGTGAGTAA
- the secD gene encoding protein translocase subunit SecD has product MLYFARWKIALIVLVVAAGIVTTLPNFFSAKTLESWPDFLPKNQMVLGLDLQGGAYLLYEIDQQDYIEKRMKALVGDIRAALRENPRIGYTGLGVQGDAAQVRIRDLTRLAEAEERLEPLVNPLVSNVFSGQQVDEFELSVSDDGLVRFTYSDQGLTDRMTNIVQQSIEVIRRRVDELGTTEPNIQRQGTDRILVEAPGEDDPERLKDLVGQTAQLTFHMVDTSMSGDQAMQSRPPVGTVVMMSVDDPPLPYLLEETPLLAGEDLVDAQVSFDQRSNEPVVNFRFNTSGARKFATVTQQNVGRPFAIVLDEEVISAPVIREPITGGSGQISGNFTVEGANDLAVLLRAGALPAKLTVIEERSIGPGLGADSIEAGKMASIIAGALVIIFMILAYGRFGVIADVALVGNMFLIFGALTALQATLTLPGIAGIVLTIGMAVDANVLIFERIREEARAGRSAITAIDAGYKRALGTILDANITTLIAAVILFQLGSGPVRGFAVTLAIGIFTTVFSAFTFSRLMVALWVRYRRPSVLPI; this is encoded by the coding sequence ATGCTCTATTTCGCACGCTGGAAAATTGCGCTGATCGTTCTTGTCGTTGCCGCTGGCATCGTAACGACTCTGCCGAATTTCTTTTCTGCAAAAACTCTCGAAAGCTGGCCGGATTTCTTGCCGAAGAACCAGATGGTTCTGGGTCTCGATCTCCAGGGCGGCGCTTATCTTCTCTATGAAATCGATCAGCAGGATTACATCGAAAAGCGCATGAAGGCGCTTGTTGGCGATATCCGTGCTGCGCTCCGTGAAAACCCGCGCATTGGCTATACGGGCCTTGGTGTACAGGGCGATGCTGCTCAGGTTCGGATTCGCGACCTGACACGGCTGGCAGAAGCCGAAGAACGGCTGGAACCTTTGGTCAATCCGCTCGTGTCCAACGTTTTCAGCGGCCAGCAAGTCGACGAATTCGAATTGTCGGTCAGCGATGACGGCCTCGTACGCTTTACGTATTCAGATCAAGGTCTCACAGACCGGATGACCAACATCGTACAACAGTCGATCGAGGTTATTCGCCGCCGTGTTGACGAACTCGGCACGACAGAGCCGAACATCCAGCGTCAGGGGACAGACCGGATTCTTGTCGAAGCCCCAGGCGAAGACGATCCGGAGCGTTTGAAGGATCTTGTCGGCCAGACCGCACAGCTGACTTTCCACATGGTCGATACGTCCATGTCCGGCGATCAGGCCATGCAGAGCCGTCCGCCGGTTGGAACCGTGGTCATGATGTCGGTTGACGATCCGCCCCTGCCGTATCTTTTGGAAGAAACGCCGCTGCTGGCCGGTGAAGACCTCGTTGATGCGCAAGTCAGCTTCGATCAGCGGTCCAACGAACCGGTGGTCAACTTCCGCTTCAACACATCCGGCGCCCGTAAGTTCGCAACTGTGACCCAGCAAAACGTCGGCCGTCCGTTTGCCATCGTGCTCGATGAGGAAGTTATTTCCGCACCGGTTATCCGTGAGCCGATCACTGGTGGGTCCGGTCAGATTTCCGGAAACTTCACCGTTGAAGGCGCGAACGACCTTGCAGTGCTGCTGCGGGCGGGTGCGCTTCCGGCAAAGCTGACCGTGATCGAGGAACGGTCCATCGGTCCGGGCCTTGGCGCTGATTCCATTGAGGCGGGTAAAATGGCCTCGATCATCGCAGGCGCGCTTGTGATCATTTTCATGATCCTTGCCTATGGCCGGTTCGGGGTGATTGCCGATGTTGCGCTTGTTGGGAATATGTTCCTGATTTTCGGTGCGCTTACGGCCCTGCAGGCAACTCTTACGCTGCCGGGGATTGCGGGTATTGTGTTGACGATCGGTATGGCGGTTGATGCCAACGTGCTGATTTTTGAGCGCATCCGCGAAGAGGCCCGGGCAGGTCGCTCGGCGATTACGGCGATCGACGCCGGTTACAAGCGCGCGCTTGGAACCATTTTGGACGCCAACATCACGACGCTGATCGCAGCCGTCATCCTGTTCCAGCTTGGGTCTGGACCGGTGCGCGGCTTTGCGGTGACACTGGCGATCGGGATTTTCACCACGGTCTTCTCCGCCTTCACGTTCAGCCGGTTGATGGTGGCCCTCTGGGTCCGCTACCGCCGTCCGTCCGTCTTGCCGATTTGA
- a CDS encoding class I SAM-dependent methyltransferase: MHYYHDKKNAVAYAEMCVGYDAAVQLEILFNVLPDGAEVLELGSGPGNDMQLLDSHYQVTGSDYSPAFVDMLTARFPDQTVMSLDAVTIAADGPFDAIYSNKVLHHLSDEELAASFSRQAQLLTPGGLVFHLVWSRLEAPEDETGLIYEARNEVALEEAMGSAFEVLETHSFGEFDADDSLAILAKKK; the protein is encoded by the coding sequence ATGCACTATTATCACGATAAAAAGAATGCGGTCGCGTATGCGGAAATGTGCGTTGGCTATGACGCCGCTGTGCAACTTGAAATCCTCTTTAACGTATTGCCCGACGGAGCCGAAGTCCTTGAGCTGGGGTCCGGGCCTGGCAACGATATGCAACTTCTGGATTCGCACTATCAGGTAACGGGATCGGACTATTCTCCGGCTTTTGTTGATATGCTAACAGCCCGCTTTCCTGACCAGACCGTAATGTCTTTGGACGCTGTGACGATAGCAGCCGACGGCCCCTTTGATGCGATTTACTCAAACAAGGTACTCCACCACCTCAGTGATGAAGAGCTGGCAGCCTCCTTTAGCCGTCAGGCCCAACTACTAACACCCGGTGGATTGGTGTTTCACCTTGTCTGGAGCCGCCTGGAGGCACCAGAAGACGAAACCGGACTCATTTATGAAGCCAGAAATGAGGTTGCTTTGGAAGAAGCGATGGGAAGTGCATTCGAAGTGCTGGAAACTCATTCTTTCGGTGAGTTTGATGCTGATGACTCCTTAGCCATATTGGCGAAGAAAAAATAA
- a CDS encoding ATP-binding protein translates to MSAPSDIAALNEKLDSLIDLISRAVPAAPVPADFEAADAFVWSPNPGELMPVAKVNRVDIALLCAVSHVRDLLLDNTRRFAKGLPANNALLWGARGMGKSSLVKAAQAAVNTELGSSTLKLIEIHREDIESLPKLMTQIRLASYRFIVFCDDLSFDHDDTSYKSLKAVLEGGIEGRPENVLFYATSNRRHLLPRDMMENERSTAINPSEAVEEKVSLSDRFGLWLGFHKCSQDDYLDMVRGYAAYYGLNVIEENLRAEALEWSTTRGSRSGRVAYQFIQDLAGRLGKSLD, encoded by the coding sequence ATGAGCGCGCCGAGTGACATTGCCGCATTGAATGAAAAGCTCGATTCCCTGATCGATTTGATTTCCCGGGCGGTCCCGGCCGCCCCAGTTCCGGCCGATTTTGAAGCAGCCGATGCCTTTGTTTGGTCGCCCAATCCCGGCGAACTGATGCCGGTTGCCAAGGTCAACCGGGTGGATATCGCATTGCTTTGCGCGGTTTCACATGTTCGCGATCTTCTGCTCGACAACACCCGCCGCTTTGCCAAAGGCCTGCCGGCAAACAATGCTTTGCTGTGGGGCGCACGCGGCATGGGAAAATCGTCTCTGGTAAAGGCTGCACAAGCTGCCGTGAACACGGAACTTGGTTCCAGCACACTCAAACTGATCGAAATTCACCGCGAAGACATCGAATCGCTGCCCAAGCTGATGACCCAGATCCGGCTGGCGTCATACCGGTTCATCGTTTTCTGCGATGACCTCAGCTTTGACCATGACGATACATCCTACAAATCGCTGAAAGCGGTCCTTGAAGGCGGTATTGAAGGACGGCCTGAGAACGTCCTCTTTTATGCGACCTCGAACCGTCGGCATCTCCTGCCGCGCGACATGATGGAAAACGAACGGTCAACCGCCATCAATCCGTCCGAGGCGGTTGAGGAAAAGGTATCGCTCTCCGACCGTTTCGGCCTGTGGCTTGGCTTCCACAAATGCAGCCAGGATGATTACCTGGACATGGTCCGCGGCTATGCAGCCTATTATGGCCTCAATGTCATTGAAGAGAACCTGCGCGCAGAAGCGTTGGAATGGTCCACAACCCGCGGCAGCCGCTCCGGCCGCGTAGCGTATCAGTTCATTCAGGATCTCGCCGGTCGTCTTGGAAAGTCATTGGATTGA
- a CDS encoding S49 family peptidase domain-containing protein yields the protein MWKESRTGIESNTPTTYHAVISGIRMGEWSLFGFGLMMASLVFFLMPGRANAVEIERFANHLVLSGEIADYSPGALNRNLVEALLDLAMAGDRTSPVYLHLNLPKGCDAAASFRLVDIIRSAQDQGTRVVAQVSAGDTCMSGCTFLFLAADERWMAPEGRLVFHGFTRRNAARPGPVPERYIETYYKLLAAANQTFFEFFKATRIIEDDRKVGFTGQTLFEERAFAGLVTRLLMH from the coding sequence ATGTGGAAGGAATCTCGAACCGGAATTGAATCAAATACACCGACAACGTATCACGCCGTAATCAGCGGCATTCGCATGGGAGAATGGTCTTTATTTGGGTTTGGACTGATGATGGCGTCGTTGGTCTTCTTTCTTATGCCCGGACGAGCGAATGCTGTCGAAATTGAACGGTTTGCCAACCACCTTGTGCTGAGTGGCGAGATTGCGGATTACAGCCCGGGCGCCTTGAACCGGAATTTGGTGGAAGCCCTGCTGGATTTGGCAATGGCCGGTGATCGCACATCGCCAGTGTATTTGCATCTCAATCTCCCCAAAGGCTGCGATGCTGCGGCATCTTTTCGCTTGGTGGACATCATAAGATCGGCGCAGGACCAAGGCACGCGCGTTGTCGCACAAGTGTCGGCAGGAGACACCTGCATGTCAGGCTGCACCTTCTTGTTCCTTGCCGCAGACGAACGCTGGATGGCCCCAGAGGGCCGGTTGGTATTCCATGGGTTTACCCGAAGGAACGCTGCGCGGCCAGGCCCGGTTCCAGAGCGGTATATTGAGACCTATTACAAGCTCCTTGCCGCCGCCAATCAGACATTCTTCGAGTTCTTCAAAGCCACCAGAATCATTGAGGATGATCGCAAGGTTGGGTTTACCGGACAGACTCTCTTTGAAGAACGAGCTTTTGCTGGTTTGGTCACTCGGCTGCTTATGCATTGA
- a CDS encoding Mth938-like domain-containing protein, which yields MVKGLEIRDAHFPGRAPLDAYGDGGFRFAEMSHRGSLLCVPSGIYGWNLTTPAEFRLEAFDRVIEEQPDIEVLLVGTGPDLSPLSADLKGAFREAGILADPMSTGAAVRTYNVLLSEGRAVAAALLAVD from the coding sequence ATCGTGAAAGGCCTCGAAATCCGCGATGCTCATTTCCCGGGCCGGGCCCCGCTGGACGCTTATGGCGACGGCGGGTTCCGGTTTGCTGAAATGTCTCATCGCGGCTCTCTCTTGTGCGTACCGAGCGGGATCTATGGCTGGAACCTGACAACGCCGGCTGAGTTCCGCCTCGAGGCTTTCGACCGGGTCATCGAAGAACAGCCCGACATCGAGGTTCTGCTGGTCGGGACCGGACCGGACTTGTCGCCGCTCAGCGCCGATCTCAAGGGGGCGTTCCGGGAGGCAGGCATTCTGGCTGATCCGATGTCGACTGGTGCAGCTGTTCGGACATACAACGTTCTCCTGTCTGAGGGACGCGCCGTTGCTGCTGCTCTTTTGGCAGTGGACTAA
- a CDS encoding DUF1127 domain-containing protein yields the protein MIDNVVRKFNNWKSYRRTYDELSNLSNRELDDLGIARADIARYARAAIK from the coding sequence ATGATCGATAACGTTGTACGCAAATTCAACAACTGGAAAAGCTACCGCCGGACCTACGACGAACTGTCCAACCTGTCCAACCGTGAGCTGGACGACCTGGGCATTGCCCGCGCGGACATCGCGCGCTACGCCCGCGCCGCCATCAAGTAA
- the yajC gene encoding preprotein translocase subunit YajC — protein sequence MLITPAYAQGAGAAGPDFLMSMLPFVAIFAIMYFLIIRPQRQRMKQHQELVSNLRRGDTVVTTGGLIGKVSKVVDDGEIQLELSEGVKVRVVRSMVQEVRSKTEPVKEGA from the coding sequence ATGTTGATCACCCCAGCCTACGCACAAGGTGCCGGAGCCGCCGGACCTGATTTTCTTATGTCCATGCTGCCGTTCGTGGCAATCTTTGCGATCATGTACTTCCTGATCATCCGTCCGCAGCGTCAGCGCATGAAGCAGCATCAGGAATTGGTTTCCAACCTGCGCCGGGGGGACACGGTGGTGACTACAGGCGGATTGATCGGCAAAGTCTCCAAGGTCGTCGATGATGGGGAAATCCAGTTGGAGCTCTCCGAAGGCGTGAAGGTCCGCGTCGTCCGCTCCATGGTTCAGGAAGTCCGTTCCAAGACCGAACCGGTTAAAGAAGGCGCTTAA
- the trmFO gene encoding methylenetetrahydrofolate--tRNA-(uracil(54)-C(5))-methyltransferase (FADH(2)-oxidizing) TrmFO, translating into MPPIHVIGGGLAGSEAAWQIAKAGFDVVLHEMRPVRKTEAHQTDGLAELVCSNSFRSDDSEQNAVGLIHHELRQLGSLIMACADANQVPAGSALAVDRHGFSDAVTKALEEHPRITISRDEVAGLPPEDWEKVIIATGPLTSPALSEAVLAKSGEDALAFFDAIAPIVHFDSIDLDKAWFQSRYDKVGPGGTGKDYLNCPLDKQQYEAFIDALIEGDTADFKEWEENTPYFDGCLPIEVMAARGRETLRHGPMKPMGLTNAHNPDVKAYAVVQLRQDNALGTLYNMVGFQTKLKYGAQGDIFKMIPGLENAQFARLGGLHRNTFLNSPKVLDDTLRLKADPRLRFAGQITGCEGYVESASVGCMAGLFAVMEAKGQDIITPPQTTAMGALLGHITGGHISRDDGAGKPRSFQPMNVNFGLFPLVEAPTKDADGKRIKGKEKSKAKKLAMTQRAKTDFAAWQAQIGPVREAAE; encoded by the coding sequence ATGCCCCCCATCCATGTGATTGGCGGCGGCCTTGCCGGGTCTGAAGCTGCCTGGCAAATCGCCAAAGCCGGATTTGACGTTGTGCTGCATGAAATGCGGCCGGTTCGCAAAACAGAAGCCCATCAGACCGACGGATTGGCCGAGCTGGTCTGTTCCAACTCCTTCCGCTCAGATGATTCTGAACAAAACGCTGTTGGCCTGATTCACCATGAGCTGCGCCAGCTTGGTTCGCTCATCATGGCCTGTGCCGATGCCAATCAGGTTCCAGCCGGCAGTGCGCTGGCCGTTGACCGGCATGGCTTTTCTGATGCCGTGACCAAAGCGCTGGAAGAGCATCCCCGAATCACGATCTCGCGAGATGAAGTCGCCGGCTTGCCGCCGGAAGACTGGGAAAAAGTGATCATCGCAACTGGCCCTCTGACATCGCCTGCACTGTCGGAAGCCGTGCTTGCCAAAAGCGGTGAAGATGCGCTGGCCTTTTTCGATGCCATTGCCCCGATCGTTCATTTTGACTCCATCGATCTCGACAAGGCCTGGTTCCAGTCGCGTTACGACAAGGTTGGCCCGGGCGGTACTGGCAAGGACTATCTCAACTGCCCGTTGGACAAGCAGCAGTACGAGGCGTTCATCGACGCCCTGATCGAAGGCGACACGGCCGACTTCAAGGAATGGGAAGAGAATACTCCCTACTTCGACGGTTGCCTGCCGATCGAGGTAATGGCGGCGCGCGGCAGGGAAACACTGCGGCACGGGCCGATGAAGCCGATGGGTCTCACCAACGCCCACAATCCCGATGTGAAAGCCTATGCTGTCGTCCAGTTGCGTCAGGACAATGCGCTCGGCACGCTCTACAACATGGTAGGGTTTCAAACGAAGCTGAAATACGGTGCCCAGGGCGACATCTTCAAGATGATCCCGGGGCTGGAAAACGCGCAGTTTGCCCGTCTCGGCGGTCTCCACCGCAACACCTTCCTGAACTCACCGAAAGTCTTGGACGATACCCTGCGTTTGAAGGCGGACCCGCGCCTGCGTTTTGCAGGCCAGATCACCGGCTGTGAGGGCTATGTCGAATCAGCCTCTGTCGGCTGCATGGCCGGACTGTTCGCGGTTATGGAAGCCAAAGGGCAGGACATCATCACACCGCCGCAAACGACGGCCATGGGCGCACTGCTTGGTCACATCACAGGCGGTCATATCAGCCGGGATGACGGAGCTGGAAAACCACGCTCATTCCAGCCGATGAACGTCAATTTCGGCCTGTTCCCGTTGGTCGAAGCGCCAACAAAAGACGCTGACGGCAAGCGCATCAAGGGCAAGGAAAAGTCGAAAGCCAAAAAGCTGGCGATGACACAGCGTGCCAAGACAGACTTTGCCGCCTGGCAAGCGCAGATCGGCCCTGTCCGCGAAGCAGCTGAATGA